One genomic region from Anguilla rostrata isolate EN2019 chromosome 2, ASM1855537v3, whole genome shotgun sequence encodes:
- the adprh gene encoding ADP-ribosylarginine hydrolase, whose amino-acid sequence MKPRCQLAVLPGSEVTLEGSRAAMDRSHSLQHYKAAMLLSGVGDALGYRNQLWEYNESGPAIHKELQELGGVENIAVELPDWPVSDDTVLHLATAEALATGKEGEELLHDVAFRYTEAMKDMEGRKPGPSSILGVSQLRPGCEGGYRVPYNPEGTGCGAAMRSMCIGLRYPHPDQLQSLVAVAVETGRMTHPHPTGFLGAVASALFTSYAVQRRPIMSWGVGLVKEACPVAKSFVLSQGYAVEETKRDWGYFTEKWEWYLAERGLSSGVGPVSWPHPYGPAERDLAYKSFSLSGWAGRSGHDAPMIALDSLLGAGPDWGELMSRAGFHGGDSDSTAVIACCCWGLLYGTEGVPECNYRDLEYRNRLESSAEKLYALSH is encoded by the exons ATGAAGCCACGCTGCCAGCTAGCGGTGTTGCCTGGGTCAGAAGTTACACTCGAGGGGAGCAGAGCAGCGATGGACCG ttctcactctctccagcATTATAAGGCAGCCATGTTGCTGAGTGGGGTTGGTGATGCTTTGGGTTACCGGAACCAGTTGTGGGAGTACAACGAATCAGGGCCAGCGATTCATAAG GAGCTTCAAGAGCTTGGTGGGGTTGAGAATATTGCTGTTGAACTTCCCGATTGGCCGGTTAGTGATGACACCGTTTTACACCTAGCAACTGCAGAGGCTCTTGCGACTG GAAAGGAGGGGGAAGAGCTTTTGCACGATGTGGCGTTTCGCTACACAGAAGCAATGAAAGACATGGAGGGCAGGAAGCCAGGACCTTCAAGCATTTTAG GGGTGTCCCAGTTGAGACCAGGATGTGAAGGTGGCTACAGGGTGCCCTATAACCCAGAGGGGACAGGTTGTGGGGCTGCCATGAGGTCTATGTGTATTGGTTTGAG GTATCCTCACCCAGACCAGCTCCAATCTCtagttgctgttgctgtggaaacTGGAAGGATGACCCACCCTCATCCCACTGGCTTCTTGGGTGCTGTCGCATCTGCGCTTTTCACCTCGTATGCTGTCCAACGCCGGCCAATCATgagctggggggtgggactGGTGAAGGAGGCCTGCCCAGTTGCAAAGAGTTTTGTTTTGTCACAGGGCTATGCAGTGgaggagacaaagagagactGGGGATACTTCACTGAGAAATGGGAATG GTACCTTGCTGAGAGGGGTCTCTCCTCAGGGGTGGGGCCTGTATCCTGGCCACATCCCTATGGGCCAGCCGAGAGAGACCTGGCCTACAAGAGCTTTAGCCTGTCTGGGTGGGCGGGCCGCAGCGGACACGATGCTCCTATGATTGCCCTGGACTCattgctgggggcggggcctgactGGGGAGAACTCATGAGTCGGGCAGGTTTTCATGGAG GTGACAGCGACAGCACTGCAGTGATTGCATGCTGCTGCTGGGGTCTGCTCTATGGTACTGAGGGAGTTCCTGAGTGTAACTACCGTGACCTGGAGTACAGGAACAGGCTGGAGAGCAGTGCTGAGAAACTGTATGCACTTTCACACTGA